A genomic segment from Clostridium pasteurianum BC1 encodes:
- the hisA gene encoding 1-(5-phosphoribosyl)-5-[(5-phosphoribosylamino)methylideneamino]imidazole-4-carboxamide isomerase, with the protein MIVFPAMDLRDGKCVRLYQGEFSKSEVVGENPLDVALSFKKSGAEYIHMVDLDGALNGEVKNLNIISEVIKAVNIPVELGGGIRNMKTVDMLIGVGVSRVILGTAALKDMDFVKQAVKKYGEKIAVGIDAKNEKVAVNGWINVSDVDYIDFAKRMESIGVKTIIFTDISKDGTLQGPNLEQLGRIEESVSCNIIASGGIKSVEDLKNIKNMGVYGAITGKAIYSGNIDLKEAIDFCR; encoded by the coding sequence ATGATAGTATTTCCAGCTATGGATTTAAGAGATGGCAAATGTGTAAGACTTTATCAAGGAGAATTCAGTAAATCAGAGGTAGTAGGAGAAAACCCACTGGATGTAGCTTTAAGCTTTAAAAAAAGCGGAGCAGAATATATACATATGGTGGATTTAGATGGAGCATTAAATGGCGAAGTTAAAAATCTGAATATTATATCTGAAGTAATTAAAGCTGTAAATATACCAGTAGAACTTGGCGGCGGTATAAGGAATATGAAAACTGTTGATATGCTTATAGGTGTAGGTGTTTCCAGGGTAATATTGGGTACTGCAGCATTAAAGGATATGGATTTTGTAAAGCAGGCAGTAAAAAAATATGGAGAAAAAATAGCAGTAGGAATAGATGCAAAGAATGAAAAGGTAGCAGTAAACGGATGGATTAACGTAAGTGATGTAGATTATATTGATTTTGCAAAGCGAATGGAGAGTATAGGAGTAAAAACTATTATATTTACAGATATAAGCAAGGATGGAACACTACAGGGGCCTAATTTGGAGCAGCTTGGGAGAATTGAAGAGAGTGTAAGCTGTAATATAATAGCTTCTGGTGGCATTAAAAGTGTAGAGGATTTAAAGAATATAAAGAATATGGGCGTTTATGGAGCTA
- the hisH gene encoding imidazole glycerol phosphate synthase subunit HisH — MKEKTLSIVDYGMGNLRSVQKAFESFGGKCNITSKVDEILDSDGIILPGVGAFPDAMENINKLNINKALKNAAESGVPILGICLGMQLLFDESDEVRLTEGLGLIKGKIKKFDINLKIPHMGWNSLNILKNSPILEGVKDGSYAYFVHSYYAELEEDSLDADSFYGINVPAAVSKGNVFGLQFHPEKSGDAGIKMLKNFWGLL; from the coding sequence TTGAAGGAAAAAACATTGAGTATTGTTGATTATGGTATGGGAAATTTGAGAAGTGTTCAAAAAGCCTTTGAATCCTTTGGTGGAAAATGTAATATAACATCTAAGGTGGATGAAATTTTAGATAGTGATGGTATTATACTTCCTGGAGTAGGAGCTTTTCCTGATGCTATGGAAAATATAAATAAATTAAATATAAACAAAGCTTTAAAAAATGCAGCGGAGTCTGGAGTACCAATACTTGGAATATGCCTTGGAATGCAGCTTTTATTTGATGAAAGTGATGAAGTGAGGCTTACAGAAGGTCTTGGATTAATAAAGGGAAAGATAAAAAAATTTGATATTAATTTAAAAATACCTCATATGGGATGGAATTCTTTAAATATATTAAAAAATTCACCTATTTTAGAAGGTGTAAAAGATGGAAGCTATGCATATTTTGTTCATTCTTATTATGCTGAGTTAGAGGAAGATAGTCTTGATGCAGATAGTTTTTATGGTATTAATGTACCGGCTGCTGTAAGTAAAGGAAATGTATTTGGTTTACAATTTCATCCTGAAAAGAGTGGGGATGCGGGAATAAAGATGCTTAAAAATTTTTGGGGGTTGTTATAA
- the hisB gene encoding imidazoleglycerol-phosphate dehydratase HisB, translated as MDKRESSISRKTMETNIEMSLDLDGEGNSNIETGVGFFDHMLTLMIKHGLMTLKLKAEGDTYVDSHHLVEDVGIVLGKCINEALGDKVGIKRYGTAYVPMDESLSLVSIDISGRPYLVFEGDFSTEKLGMFETEMVEEFFRAVAFNAGITLHVKLLYGKNTHHIIEGMFKAFGRALREAVEKDERIKGVMSTKGSL; from the coding sequence ATGGATAAAAGAGAGTCTTCTATTTCAAGAAAAACTATGGAAACAAATATAGAAATGAGTTTAGACTTGGATGGAGAGGGAAACTCTAATATAGAAACTGGTGTAGGATTTTTTGATCATATGCTTACACTTATGATAAAGCATGGACTCATGACTTTAAAGCTTAAAGCAGAAGGAGATACCTATGTAGACTCACATCATTTGGTGGAAGATGTAGGTATAGTTCTTGGAAAATGTATTAATGAAGCTTTAGGAGATAAAGTAGGAATAAAGAGATATGGAACAGCATATGTGCCAATGGATGAAAGTCTGTCCCTTGTATCCATTGACATCAGTGGAAGACCTTACCTAGTTTTTGAAGGTGATTTCAGTACAGAGAAATTGGGAATGTTTGAAACGGAAATGGTAGAAGAATTCTTTAGAGCTGTAGCATTTAACGCAGGAATAACTCTTCATGTAAAATTATTGTATGGTAAAAATACTCATCATATTATTGAGGGAATGTTTAAAGCTTTTGGAAGGGCGCTTCGTGAAGCTGTAGAAAAAGATGAAAGAATAAAAGGTGTAATGTCCACTAAGGGAAGTCTATAG
- the hisD gene encoding histidinol dehydrogenase, producing MSELINILQANSKEGKEYLEGLKKRAEGIEDDVNVKVLEILSEIKKNGDNAVISFTRKFDCENIESLTVASEEIKKAYEVVDDEFVDALKTAKKNITEFHEKQKDKSWIMTKENGVVMGQTVRGLSRVGIYVPGGTAAYPSSVLMNALPAKVAGVEKIVMVTPPRKDGTISESILVAADIAGVDEIYKVGGAQAIGALAYGTETIEKVDKIVGPGNIFVALAKRSVFGLVDIDMIAGPSEILVVSDENGNEKFIAADLMSQAEHDKLASAILVTTSKELALKVQKEIKRQVENLSRKEIIETSLRDFGVILVVDNMDEAIDLGNKIAPEHFELVAKDPFLYLGRIKNAGSIFLGSYSPEPLGDYMAGPNHVLPTSGSARFFSPLSVDDFIKKSSYIYYSEEALYGVKDKIVKIADTEGLTAHANSIKVRYEDVSQK from the coding sequence GTGAGTGAACTAATAAATATATTACAAGCTAATAGTAAAGAGGGAAAAGAATATTTAGAAGGCTTAAAAAAGAGAGCTGAAGGAATTGAAGATGATGTTAATGTAAAAGTATTAGAAATACTTTCTGAAATAAAGAAAAATGGAGACAATGCAGTAATAAGTTTTACAAGAAAGTTTGATTGTGAGAACATAGAAAGTTTAACAGTAGCAAGTGAAGAAATAAAAAAAGCCTATGAGGTAGTAGATGATGAATTTGTAGACGCTCTAAAAACAGCAAAGAAAAATATAACAGAGTTCCATGAAAAGCAAAAGGATAAGTCCTGGATCATGACAAAAGAAAATGGAGTGGTTATGGGACAAACTGTTAGAGGACTTTCAAGAGTTGGAATATATGTACCAGGTGGTACAGCAGCCTATCCTTCTTCTGTACTTATGAATGCACTTCCTGCAAAGGTAGCTGGAGTAGAAAAAATTGTTATGGTTACCCCGCCTAGAAAAGATGGTACTATAAGTGAAAGTATACTTGTAGCTGCAGATATTGCTGGAGTTGATGAAATTTATAAAGTAGGTGGAGCACAGGCAATTGGAGCACTTGCCTATGGTACAGAAACTATAGAAAAGGTCGATAAGATAGTGGGACCAGGAAATATTTTTGTAGCTTTAGCAAAGAGAAGCGTCTTTGGATTGGTAGATATAGATATGATTGCAGGTCCTAGCGAGATACTTGTAGTCTCCGATGAAAATGGAAATGAAAAATTTATTGCAGCTGATTTAATGTCTCAGGCTGAACATGACAAACTTGCTTCTGCAATTTTAGTAACTACTTCAAAGGAATTAGCTTTAAAGGTTCAAAAGGAGATAAAAAGACAGGTTGAAAACTTGAGTAGAAAAGAAATAATTGAAACTTCCTTGAGGGATTTTGGGGTAATACTTGTGGTAGATAATATGGATGAAGCAATTGATCTAGGTAATAAGATAGCGCCTGAGCACTTTGAGCTTGTAGCAAAGGATCCATTCTTATACCTTGGAAGAATAAAAAATGCAGGATCAATTTTTCTTGGCTCCTATTCACCAGAGCCTTTAGGAGACTACATGGCAGGACCAAACCATGTACTTCCAACTAGTGGCAGTGCTAGATTCTTTTCTCCGCTTTCTGTAGATGACTTTATTAAGAAATCAAGCTATATATATTATAGCGAAGAGGCTCTATATGGAGTTAAGGATAAAATAGTAAAGATTGCTGATACAGAGGGATTAACAGCACATGCAAATTCAATTAAAGTAAGATATGAGGATGTTTCACAGAAATAA
- the hisG gene encoding ATP phosphoribosyltransferase, whose amino-acid sequence MECIKPLRIALTKGRLEEFSIDIFEKVGIDTEELRNKGRRLVLCDKKNNIQFVLVKAVDVLTYVEHGAADIGIVGKDTLLEEGRDFYEVMDLKVGKCKFALASIPSFNVNEGYNRKKIATKYPRVTRDYFRKLGMDVEIIKIEGSVELAPILGLSDAIVDIVETGTTLKENGLIVFNEICDISARMIVNRASMKMRKDEIKTLIDNVQRVVNDSDKAAKKE is encoded by the coding sequence ATGGAATGTATAAAACCTTTAAGAATAGCACTTACTAAAGGAAGACTTGAAGAATTTTCAATAGATATATTTGAAAAAGTTGGTATTGATACTGAAGAATTAAGAAATAAAGGCAGAAGACTTGTACTTTGTGATAAGAAAAATAACATTCAATTTGTACTTGTAAAGGCCGTTGATGTATTAACCTATGTAGAGCATGGCGCGGCGGATATAGGAATAGTCGGTAAAGATACCTTACTGGAAGAGGGAAGAGACTTCTATGAGGTTATGGATTTAAAAGTGGGTAAATGCAAATTTGCATTGGCTTCCATACCAAGTTTTAATGTGAATGAAGGCTATAATAGAAAAAAAATTGCCACTAAATATCCAAGAGTTACAAGAGACTATTTTAGAAAACTAGGCATGGATGTGGAAATCATTAAAATAGAAGGTTCCGTAGAACTTGCACCTATTTTAGGACTTTCAGATGCCATTGTAGATATTGTTGAAACAGGAACTACATTGAAAGAAAATGGTCTCATTGTATTCAACGAAATATGTGACATAAGCGCTAGAATGATTGTAAACAGAGCTAGTATGAAGATGAGAAAAGATGAAATTAAGACCTTGATTGATAATGTACAACGTGTAGTAAATGATTCTGATAAAGCAGCTAAAAAAGAGTAG
- a CDS encoding ATP phosphoribosyltransferase regulatory subunit: MANLKKYIPEGTKDILFQECTSKVKIENLIRNVYINYGYHEIISPTLEFYDVFNMHNQPIPQEQMYKLFDNRGRILVLRSDMTTPIARIAATKIKPEMYPLKLCYSQNIFRINEVLNGKLSEFTQSGIEIIGVDSIRGDIEAIITGIEALNKIGLKNFKIEIGDSQFFRQLTEDLPLNIEEKENIRILIQNKNISGLREFLNNNGKVIDKNTLEILQRIPELFGGKEVITETRELLGKSYGVKALENIERVYEIMEKLGFSKYISIDLGMVQNLNYYSGLIFRGYCMDAGDSILSGGRYDKLIENFGEKLPATGLAINVDTVLEALKIQETVFEDKKIEKIIHCNFDDLHKAYSLLKNLNEKGIKAEVSLMKKEEETIKYAEKINSKFVINVSEQTEIKFEDNKWIKYHEKNS; this comes from the coding sequence GTGGCGAATTTAAAAAAATATATACCAGAAGGAACAAAAGATATACTTTTTCAAGAATGTACATCAAAGGTTAAAATAGAAAATTTAATAAGAAATGTTTATATAAATTATGGATACCATGAAATCATTTCTCCTACCCTGGAGTTCTACGATGTATTTAATATGCATAATCAACCAATTCCTCAGGAACAAATGTATAAATTATTTGATAATAGAGGAAGAATTCTAGTTTTAAGATCTGATATGACAACTCCTATAGCAAGAATAGCAGCTACAAAAATAAAACCTGAAATGTATCCATTAAAACTTTGTTATAGCCAGAATATATTTAGAATAAATGAGGTTTTAAATGGCAAGCTAAGTGAGTTTACTCAATCAGGTATTGAAATAATAGGAGTGGACAGTATAAGGGGAGATATAGAAGCTATTATTACGGGAATAGAAGCTTTAAATAAAATAGGACTTAAGAATTTTAAAATAGAAATAGGAGATTCACAATTTTTCAGGCAGCTAACAGAAGATTTGCCTTTAAATATTGAAGAAAAAGAAAATATTAGAATACTTATTCAAAATAAGAATATCTCCGGTCTTAGAGAATTTTTAAACAATAATGGTAAGGTCATAGATAAAAATACTTTGGAAATATTACAAAGGATTCCAGAACTGTTTGGTGGGAAAGAAGTTATTACGGAAACTAGAGAACTTCTAGGTAAATCTTACGGGGTAAAGGCTCTTGAAAATATAGAAAGAGTTTATGAAATAATGGAAAAATTAGGCTTTAGCAAATATATATCAATTGATTTGGGTATGGTACAGAATTTGAATTATTACTCAGGGCTTATTTTCAGAGGATATTGTATGGATGCAGGAGATAGTATACTAAGTGGCGGAAGATATGATAAACTCATAGAGAATTTTGGAGAGAAATTGCCAGCTACAGGTCTTGCAATAAATGTTGATACAGTACTTGAAGCCTTAAAAATTCAAGAGACAGTATTCGAAGATAAAAAGATTGAAAAAATTATACATTGTAATTTTGATGATTTACATAAAGCATATAGTTTACTGAAGAATTTAAATGAAAAGGGTATTAAGGCAGAAGTAAGCTTAATGAAAAAGGAAGAAGAAACCATTAAATATGCAGAAAAGATAAATTCAAAATTTGTAATAAATGTATCAGAGCAAACTGAAATTAAATTTGAAGACAATAAATGGATAAAGTATCATGAAAAAAATAGCTAG
- a CDS encoding histidinol phosphate phosphatase, with protein MFDTHVHTTFSTDSKLTIDEVIKKSQDENLGIIITEHMDLNFPVAGEFVFDIDKYFEQYSKYRNDRLLLGVELGMRDDCIDENSKIEKSYPFDYVLGSIHFVNRIDIYEKSFYEGKTKKDTYDEYFENMLNNIKTHNYIDSLGHIDYICRYAQYEDKEIYYREYSSIIDEIFNTLIDRNIAIEINTRRLSNKYTARSLIEIYKRFADLKGKYVTIGSDSHSEKSIGNNYKDALEIAELCGLKPVYFKDRKIEYI; from the coding sequence ATGTTTGATACTCATGTCCATACTACCTTTTCTACTGATTCTAAGCTTACTATAGATGAGGTTATTAAAAAGTCACAGGATGAAAATTTAGGAATTATTATAACAGAACATATGGATTTGAATTTTCCAGTAGCTGGTGAATTTGTATTTGATATAGATAAATATTTTGAACAATATAGTAAATACAGAAATGATAGACTTCTTCTTGGAGTAGAACTGGGGATGAGAGATGACTGTATAGATGAAAATTCTAAAATAGAAAAATCTTATCCTTTTGATTATGTGTTAGGATCTATACATTTTGTGAACCGTATAGATATATATGAAAAAAGTTTTTATGAAGGAAAAACTAAGAAAGATACTTATGATGAATACTTTGAAAATATGCTAAATAATATTAAAACTCATAATTATATTGATAGCCTCGGACATATTGATTACATATGCAGATATGCTCAATACGAAGACAAAGAAATATATTATAGAGAATATAGTAGTATAATTGATGAAATATTTAACACTCTCATTGATAGAAATATAGCTATAGAAATAAATACAAGGAGACTTTCAAATAAATATACTGCTAGAAGCCTTATAGAAATATATAAAAGATTTGCAGACCTTAAGGGTAAATATGTAACCATAGGCTCTGATTCTCACAGCGAAAAAAGTATAGGTAATAATTATAAAGATGCATTAGAAATTGCTGAGCTATGTGGATTAAAACCAGTATATTTTAAAGATAGAAAGATAGAATATATTTAA
- a CDS encoding MASE3 domain-containing sensor histidine kinase, giving the protein MEKIHKIKFNSNMVKEIKLEIIAILVFFVILILLSKNDISSFNIIVDIISAVVALNIFITSVSTSKYLKHNLIILAGISYGFIGIINLLYVITYRGLVSPGLDSLGLLKNFEFIRECVQVISAILIIFVAIKNRKDYNKNIFNMMIISSIFIVISQFIYNFYGNAYESIYIISKFVEIIGFYLIYKVIINFSIRKPYNELFSKLNNLNSELEKKNVELQNINDKLKKENFKRKATSLILKETIQRYRTVLSLTPNLIIITKNNKCIFANKAALSLFKLKNTKEIMGKNILNFVHKDYQQIVKKRMETIKVNGGECPFIEEKYIAADGSMFFVKATAASVPYDSELAITIARDITESKRAEENEKLLEKVLQSDRIRKDFFANISHELRTPLNVIFTSVQLLDMNFKKLNITDKNLNKYLNMTKQNCYRLLKLINNLIDITKIDSGYLNISLQNCDIVEIIEDTVMSIAEYIKSKDIEIIFDTEIEEKYLACDEEKISRVIINLLSNAVKFTKPGGRITVNVYDKGNKILISVKDTGIGIPTEMKDSIFERFIQAKESLAKECGGSGIGLSIVKALVEMHKGDVWVESEEGKGSEFFIEIPVILLDKKQISKNHDLVNDKKNIVNIEFSDIMN; this is encoded by the coding sequence ATGGAGAAAATTCATAAAATTAAATTTAATTCAAATATGGTTAAAGAAATTAAATTAGAAATAATAGCTATACTTGTTTTTTTTGTTATATTAATATTATTAAGTAAAAATGATATTTCATCATTTAATATTATTGTAGATATTATATCTGCTGTTGTAGCTTTAAATATATTTATTACATCAGTAAGTACTAGTAAATATTTAAAACATAACTTAATAATTTTAGCTGGGATATCATATGGATTTATAGGGATTATTAATTTGTTATATGTTATTACCTATAGAGGATTAGTCTCACCAGGTTTAGATAGTCTAGGCCTTTTAAAAAATTTTGAGTTTATAAGAGAATGTGTACAAGTTATTTCGGCTATATTAATAATCTTTGTAGCTATTAAGAATAGAAAAGACTATAATAAAAATATTTTTAACATGATGATTATTTCAAGTATATTTATAGTTATTTCTCAGTTCATATATAATTTTTATGGAAATGCCTATGAAAGTATATATATAATTAGTAAGTTTGTTGAAATTATAGGGTTTTATTTAATTTATAAAGTTATTATAAATTTTTCAATAAGAAAACCTTACAATGAATTGTTTTCTAAATTAAATAATTTAAACAGTGAGTTAGAAAAAAAAAATGTAGAATTGCAAAATATAAATGATAAGTTAAAGAAAGAAAATTTTAAGAGGAAAGCTACATCATTGATTCTTAAAGAAACTATACAAAGATACAGAACAGTTTTAAGTTTAACACCCAATTTAATCATAATAACTAAAAATAATAAATGTATTTTTGCAAATAAAGCTGCATTAAGTTTATTTAAATTAAAAAATACGAAAGAAATCATGGGAAAGAACATATTGAATTTTGTGCATAAAGATTATCAGCAAATAGTAAAAAAAAGAATGGAAACTATAAAAGTCAATGGTGGAGAGTGTCCTTTTATAGAGGAGAAATATATAGCAGCAGATGGAAGTATGTTTTTTGTAAAGGCAACAGCTGCCTCTGTTCCCTATGATAGTGAACTTGCAATAACCATAGCAAGGGATATAACTGAAAGTAAAAGAGCAGAAGAAAATGAAAAGCTTTTGGAGAAGGTGCTACAATCCGATAGAATAAGAAAGGATTTTTTTGCTAATATATCTCATGAACTTAGAACACCATTAAATGTTATATTTACATCTGTGCAATTATTGGATATGAATTTTAAAAAGCTTAATATTACTGATAAAAATTTGAATAAATATTTAAATATGACTAAACAAAATTGCTATAGACTTTTAAAACTTATAAATAATTTAATTGACATAACTAAAATTGATTCAGGATACTTAAATATAAGTCTACAAAATTGCGATATCGTAGAAATAATTGAAGATACTGTAATGTCTATAGCTGAATATATTAAGAGTAAAGATATCGAAATTATATTTGATACTGAAATAGAAGAGAAATATCTTGCTTGTGATGAAGAAAAAATAAGCAGAGTAATCATAAATCTCCTTTCAAATGCAGTTAAATTTACAAAGCCAGGTGGGAGGATAACAGTAAATGTTTATGATAAAGGAAATAAAATACTGATATCTGTTAAAGATACTGGCATAGGTATTCCTACAGAAATGAAAGATAGTATATTTGAGAGGTTTATACAGGCAAAGGAATCTTTAGCTAAAGAATGTGGTGGTAGTGGTATAGGACTTTCCATAGTAAAAGCATTAGTAGAAATGCATAAGGGTGATGTTTGGGTTGAAAGTGAAGAGGGGAAGGGAAGTGAGTTTTTTATTGAAATCCCAGTTATATTATTAGATAAAAAACAGATTTCAAAAAATCATGATTTAGTGAATGATAAGAAAAATATTGTAAATATAGAATTTTCAGATATAATGAATTAA
- a CDS encoding acyl-CoA dehydratase activase — protein sequence MYYIGVDVGSVSTDIVLLDESMNVIESLYLKTKGNPLKTIKEGFKSLQDKYCDEEIRAVGTTGSGRQIASFLIGADAVKNEITAHAVASLEIEEDVRTIIEIGGQDSKIIILKDGIVTDFAMNTVCAAGTGSFLDRQAERLSIPIEEFGNLALQSKTPIRIAGRCAVFAESDMIHKQQVGYSEEDIIRGLCEALVRNYLNNIAKGKELKTKIFFQGGVAANIGMKHAFERELGVELYVPKYYNVMGAIGAAIIGKNTVEKNRDTTKFKGFKTASGNFHSKSFECDGCSNRCEVVKIIDEKNSSGCFGDRCGKWSNCS from the coding sequence ATGTATTATATAGGTGTTGATGTTGGATCTGTGAGTACAGATATTGTGCTTTTAGATGAAAGTATGAATGTAATTGAGTCACTATATCTAAAAACAAAGGGAAATCCATTAAAAACAATAAAAGAAGGATTTAAAAGTTTACAAGATAAGTATTGTGATGAAGAAATTAGAGCGGTAGGAACTACTGGAAGCGGAAGGCAGATTGCTTCATTTTTAATTGGAGCAGATGCAGTAAAAAATGAAATAACTGCTCATGCAGTGGCTTCCTTGGAAATAGAAGAAGATGTAAGAACCATTATTGAAATTGGTGGTCAAGATTCTAAAATAATAATTTTAAAAGATGGAATTGTTACAGATTTTGCCATGAATACCGTATGTGCAGCTGGGACTGGTTCCTTTCTTGATAGGCAAGCTGAAAGGCTTTCAATACCTATAGAGGAATTTGGAAACTTAGCATTACAATCCAAAACACCTATAAGAATAGCTGGGCGATGTGCAGTATTTGCAGAGTCAGATATGATACATAAACAGCAGGTGGGCTACAGCGAAGAGGATATTATAAGGGGTTTATGTGAAGCCTTAGTAAGAAATTATTTAAATAATATTGCAAAGGGAAAAGAATTAAAAACAAAAATATTTTTTCAAGGTGGAGTAGCTGCAAATATAGGGATGAAACACGCCTTTGAAAGGGAATTAGGTGTTGAACTGTATGTTCCTAAATATTATAACGTAATGGGAGCTATTGGAGCAGCTATAATTGGGAAAAATACAGTTGAAAAAAATAGGGATACTACTAAATTTAAGGGATTTAAAACCGCCAGTGGAAATTTTCACTCAAAGAGCTTTGAATGTGATGGATGTTCAAATAGATGCGAAGTAGTAAAAATTATTGATGAAAAAAATAGTAGTGGATGTTTTGGAGACAGATGTGGGAAATGGAGTAATTGCAGCTAA
- a CDS encoding acyl-CoA dehydratase activase-related protein gives MKLTMPHLGNTYLGAKALFDGLGIEFIVPEFSNREALEIGAKYAPDEICLPFKIMFGNIIQGYKAGADTAIITGSCGPCRYGEYCEIFRNTLKRAGCDIELIVIDQPKDIGVKEFLRRIGKVADASDKSRNEQIKALFNAYKVIKLIDYIEGEARYLAGYELEKGQFKKLLHNCKIDAASCKDPLKMIEILEKYKKNLKDIKIDKTKNPITIAIIGEIYTILEPFANLYIEDKLMDYGVSLKKGITPSWWVKDAALVPLKINSINIRRASKKYLPLYIGGHARECIGETVLAEKNNMDGVIQIFPLGCMPEIVAKAILPKISRDKDFPIMSLVVDEMTGEAGYSTRIEAFIDLLERRKEKCII, from the coding sequence ATGAAGTTAACTATGCCTCATTTAGGCAATACATACTTAGGAGCTAAGGCTTTATTTGATGGACTTGGCATCGAATTTATTGTACCTGAATTTAGTAATAGGGAAGCTTTAGAAATTGGAGCAAAATATGCTCCCGATGAGATATGTCTGCCTTTTAAAATTATGTTTGGCAATATAATACAAGGGTACAAAGCTGGGGCAGATACTGCCATAATAACTGGGAGTTGTGGTCCTTGCAGGTACGGCGAGTATTGTGAAATATTCAGAAATACCCTTAAGAGGGCTGGATGTGATATTGAGTTAATAGTAATAGATCAGCCTAAAGACATAGGGGTAAAAGAATTTCTTAGAAGAATTGGAAAGGTAGCAGATGCTAGTGATAAATCCAGAAATGAACAAATTAAAGCTTTATTCAATGCCTATAAAGTTATAAAGCTTATAGACTATATCGAAGGTGAAGCACGATACTTAGCCGGATATGAATTAGAAAAAGGTCAATTTAAAAAGCTTTTGCATAATTGCAAAATAGATGCTGCTAGTTGTAAAGATCCATTAAAGATGATAGAAATCTTAGAAAAATACAAAAAGAATTTAAAAGATATTAAGATTGATAAAACTAAAAATCCAATTACTATAGCAATAATAGGAGAAATATACACTATATTAGAACCTTTCGCAAATCTTTATATAGAAGATAAACTTATGGATTATGGTGTTTCTCTTAAAAAGGGAATAACTCCTAGTTGGTGGGTTAAAGATGCTGCATTAGTACCCTTAAAAATTAACTCAATAAATATAAGAAGGGCATCTAAAAAGTATTTGCCATTATATATAGGAGGTCATGCAAGAGAATGTATAGGGGAAACAGTTTTAGCTGAAAAAAACAATATGGATGGAGTAATACAGATATTTCCACTTGGCTGCATGCCAGAGATAGTGGCTAAGGCTATATTACCGAAAATTTCAAGGGATAAAGATTTTCCAATTATGAGTCTTGTAGTAGACGAAATGACAGGTGAAGCTGGCTATTCTACAAGGATAGAGGCATTTATTGATTTACTTGAGAGGAGAAAAGAAAAATGTATTATATAG